The genomic interval AGGGCAAGAGGTATCGAGGTTTGAATCCCTGGCAGCAGGATGATTACCAGATGCTGATGTTCCTGTCCAAAGGCGAAAACGCGATAAATGGATTCCGCAACCATGATTTGCGTAAGTGGCTTTACCGGGAATCCGAACAATCCGGCAAGGATCAGCAAAAGAAATATTCCGGACGAACGACCCGACGGATAAAGATGCTGCGGGCACACGGTCTAATCCGCAAAGTTCCGAGGGCCAACCGCTATGTTTTGACGGAGAAAGGCCAGAAGTTCTCTTGTTCACTGATGACCGCTTCAGCCCTTGATATTAAAGCACTTACGGAAATGGCGGCATGAAAAACACGCATAAAAAACAAGAAATTGATGGATAGTAGTACGAAGGTTTCCTCGTGATATGCAAATGCGCGCATTTGCAAAGCTCAATGCGATTGATGCAGCCATCCATCTTAAAGATTTGCACCTGCCACCATCAAACCGGTTTGAGGCGTTAAAGGGCGAACGTAAGGAGCAGTATAGCATTCGAATCAATGATAGATGGCGTATTTGTTTTGAGTGGCGTAATGGTAACGCAGAAGAGGTCGAAATTGTTGATTATCATTAAGGAGGTTACATAATGGCTAAACGTCGTATTACTCCAGTTCACCCTGGGGTATATCTGAAAGAATTACTCGATGAATTAAAAATATCACAATACCGGCTATCACAGGATTTAGGTGTGCCTGCCATGAGGATCAATCATGTGGTACATAGCAAACGTCCGGTAACTGCAGAGCTTGCCTTGCGTTTAGGGCGCTATTTTGGTCAAAGCCCGCGCTATTGGATGAACCTGCAAAGCCGGTATGATATGGATATTGCCGAAGATGCCTTATTCGAACAGGTAACACGTGAAGTTCGCCCCTTTAACGGTAGATTTATAATTCACAAGTAAACTTCGTTCATAGGTCGAAATAGAGGGACACTTCCCATATTTAATTTACACCCGATTCTTTTTCCTTGCGCATACTCTTGCTATTTTTTTGGCATACAGGGCATACAGAGGAAAATATCACACCTTAAAGTGCATGTCAAAAAATATGGGAAGTGTCCCTCTATAAGACCATAAAAGCAGAGGGACAAATATTGCTACCACAAATTCAATCTTTTTCATACTTTTACGTCCTTTCTGGTGCAGCGCACCATTAGTTTTTCTGTCTGGCGTTTTATTGGGAGTACACTTGTTTGAGACAACATCCTCTATTTACACAGCGATCCTTTCTGTTTTCTCGCAGCCAATGTATAGTCTCGCGCATGTTGTTTATTCGAGGAATTCAATGCGTTTAATATAAGCCTCGGCTTTTCCTCCACCCTCCGTTGTAGTAGTGTCAACCTCAAGACATAAAGCAGATATTGCAGGAGCTTCTTCTTTGTAATATGTTTGAAACGCACTAGTCAAATCAAACTCTGAAATTACCGTTTCATTAAGTTCCGGATTACCTACACAGACAAAACGCCCACTGTCGTGAAAATATTTCCCTTTGTAAGGTATGTTAATTTCGTCAGCTTCGCCGAGAAACAGGCTTATGAAATAAGGTAAATCCGGTATCATAAAATACCCACTGGACAATTTTTCTGGACCAAAAAATATATATAAACCCAAAGCCTGATTCCTATTTCCGCTCTCAAAGTTAGCATCATTCGGGTATTTACTGATTCCCCATTCAATGCGCACTTTAGAAACTTTCGGAATAATGACATCCTTAAAAACAAGAAAACCTCTGACGGGTTGCTTGGTTTTAATAAACAACATACCCTTCTGAATGGATAATTCAATTTCCGGATGATACTTAGCTGCACCCTCACAATAAAACCCCTTCGATTCCAACCATTTACGGACAGTACCGCCTGAATAATTCGAAAAATCGATTACATATTTTACCTTCTGAACCTTTTCATTGTCTTGTTTTTCCAGACTGTTGTCCTTAGCATCCTGCGATGACTCATGGCTCTCAGCTTGTTTATTTTCTTCAGAAGAAACGTTTCCGCTCAAAACAAATATTACTATAAATATGAGACTTGCAATAAAACTTTTCATTTTCGTTTCCTTTCCTTTCATGAAAAATAATGAAAGGAGAGAAGTTGGGATTTAACATATACATTCCCAACTTCTCAACCGTTTAACCTTATAACCTCACGTTTTCAATTATCCAAAACGCATTTGTAGTACTATTTTGCAGCGTCCTGAATTTTCTCACCAGCCTTTTCGGCCTGTTGCCCGGCTTTTTCTAAGGCCTTATCTAATTCCTTGCCTGCGCTCTCCACCGAACCCTCTTTTTTCTGGCAGCCGGCTAACCCTGCAATCAGAGCACTTATTGCTAACGCTACCATTACATTCTTGCCAAATTTCATCATTTATATCTCCTTTATTAAATACAAACTATATAAACGGGAGTATGCTGAGATTTCCCCAACCCATGGGCTACGATTTTACCAAAAATTGTTTATATCACTTTCAAGTGTATCAAGGCGTCCGGAAATTTCGCCTTTTTCATCGGAGGTAAGGGGTTGGCCTTTTATCCGTTGCAAAAATTCCCTTCGGACTTCATCTAATCTCAATTGGAAATCCCTTCCCCGGACACGCGGCAATCTTCCGATCAGCATCCCATCGTCAATCTTCCTCTGGAGTACGATCATCCAATCCTCGAGCCTTGTCTCATCGATTCTTGAAGGATAGGCACGCACCTTCTTGACCTCCCCTTCCAGCTCGTTCAGTGTCGCGATAAGGGGATCCCATTCTTTCTGCGTGGTCTTTCTTTCCCTCAGCACCGTATAATCCCTTCGGAGATTATCAAGTTTTGTCATAAAAGCCTGAGATTCGTTAGGGGTTAATTCACCAGATCCCAACCCATTGCCAATCGTCTGTTGAAGCAAAAACATTCGATCCGAGAATTGTGTCTCATCGATTCTTGAAGGATAGGCACGCACCTTCTTGATCTCCCCTTCCAGCTCGTCCAGTTTCGTGATAATGGGATCCCATTCCTTCTGCGTGGTCTTTCTTTCCCTCAGCACCGTATAATCCCTGCGGAGATTATCAAGTTTTATCAGAAAAGTCTGTGCCTCGTTATGGGTTAACTCACCAGATCCCAACCCATTGCCAATCGTCTGCTGAAGCGAAAACATTCGATCCTCGGTTTTCCTTTCGTTTTCAGGCCATCTTTGAGAATGATAAACCAAATCACATTGTACCAGAACGGTCGTCATCCCCAGAACAATTGCAATAAGTAATATCTTTTTCTTAAAATACCCTCCTTTCAAATATTTCAAATAATCAATTGCCTTCATCTTTCTTTTCCTCCTTTCTGAATTGTACATCGATGTAGATTTTTCAGATTGTTTATTCAGGAAACTGATACTTCAACCATGTATGTTGGGTTTCGTTCCCCGACCCAACCTTATAAATTAGGCCTTCGGCAACTTTTCATGGATACTGAACGTAGGGGTTGAAGATTTTCAACCCTTACATTGAAACATTGAAATCCCTTAACGGTAAATTAGGCCTACGGCGACTTCTCATGTAGAGCGAAGTGGCACTTCGCTCTACAGCCGCAATTTTGAAATGCTAAAACATCAAGAAAAGTCCCACAGGGTTCGGGCAACATAAACGGGAGTCTACCGGGATTTCCCCAACTCATGAGCTACGATTTTACAAAGCATTGTTTACATCGCTTTCAAGTAAATCAAGGCGGCTGGAGGTCTCTCCTTTTTCCTCGGTGGTTAAGGGTCGGTCTTTTATTCGTTGCAAAAATTCCCTTCGTATATCATCTAATCTCAATTGAAAGTCCCTTCCCTGGACACGCCGCAATCTTCCAATAAGCATCCCATCGTCGAGCCTCCTCTGGAGCACGATCATCCGATCCTCGAGTTTTGTCTCATCGATTCTTGAAGGATAGGCGAGCACCACCTTAACCTCCTTCTCCATATCTTCCAGTTTCGTGAGAAGGGGCGCCCATTCCTCTTGCGTAGTCTTTCTTTCTCTCAGCACAGTGTAATCCCTTCGGAGATTATCAAGTTTTACCACAAATTCCTGAGACGCATCAAGGGTTAATTCACCGGACCCCAACCCCTTGCCAATTTCCTGTTGAAGCAAAAACATTCGATCCTCAGTTCTTCTTTCATTTTCCGGCCATCTCTGAGAGACCGAAGCACATTGTACTAGAACGGTCATCATCCCCAGAACAATTACGAGAAGCAGCATTTTTTTCTTAAAATACCTTACTTGCAAAAAATCAATTACCTTCATCTTTTCTTTCCTCCTTTTCTAATTGTACATCGGGATAGACTTCCCAGAATGGTTATTCAGGGAACTTATACTTCAGACATGCAGGCCTGCGCTTTCAACCCTTGCTATTGTTTATTTATCTTTTGCTTATGCTTATACACGCCTTTCGTTTCTATAGTACATTCCTTTCCTTAAAATGATTCGTGACAAATCGTGTCCTTCTCGTTTTCAATCTCCTCCTGCGACTAGCTCCTGCTCAACAAAATCAGGATCAGTACGATAATCAGCACCATCCCAAAAACAAAGCCGGGTTTATAACCCCACGACCGACTATATGGCCAGGTTGGGATTACGCCCAAAATGACCAGAATCAGAGCTCCGATTAATATTGTGCTAAGTGACATATTCGTGCTCCCGTTAAAAAATGAAGGTTAAATTAAAGTAGGGGCGAAGCATTTGCTATAAATTGTCATAAATGCGTTCATACCTAAACCGGCAAATGCTTCGTCCCTACTTTTTCAAAAAACTAAATTGTTACACAAAATGTGAGTTTTATAAGAATGGCACGGGTAAAACCCGTTTGCCCATGCCACCCGGCCATATCAATATTAAAAGGGGAGCATTCCCGATTTTTGGTTAACTAATTGTACATTGTGACACAAGCATCCTGCTTGTTGTATTTTACCCTCAAGCTGGATGCTTGTGGTACTATTCTTCCCCTTCCCCCTGCTAATGGCATTTTTACAAAAAATCGGGAATGCTCCTGTTCAAACTATGTCCCCCGCTGGCGGGGGTGCAGGGGGCATAAGCGCTAACTTGTTTTATTGACAAATTTTATTCATCATGGTATTTTTATGTTAATTATCCCGCTAATCACTCTATAGGAGGATAAAGCCATGATGAGAGAAGATTGGGATCTTCTAAGAACTTTCTTCCCAAACGATTGGAAAAGTTTAGCCGTTGATACAAATGCTTTAAAAGGCTTGCGCAAGGATAAATCTGAAGAAAAGCTTCTTCGAACATTATTAATTCATTTAGGATGTGGCTATTCATTGCGTGAAACAGTAGTTCGAGCCAAGCGTGCTAACTTAGCAGATTTATCCGATGTTGCCTTATTAAAGCGATTAAAAAAGAGCAAAGAATGGCTATATAAATTATGTTTATCTTTATTCCGTGAGCGTGGCCTCCAAATTAATAAACGGAATAATTTTCATCTTCGCTTATTTGATGCAACAACAGTAAAGGAACCTGGGAAAACAGGAAGTCTTTGGCGCATTCATTATAGTATTGAGGTTCCTTCATTATCTTGCGATTTCTTTAAACTTACGGGAACTGAAGGAGAAGGCACAGGAGAATCTTTTCGGCAGTTTCCGATGAAAAAAGATGATTATATTATAGCTGACAGAGGTTACTGTACTGGCCAAGGAATTCATCATGCAACAAGGAAAGGCGCTTATCTTAGCGTTAGAGTTAATTCGCAATCTCTACGGATATTCGGCGAAGAAAAGAAACCCTTTCCTTTATTGAAAGAAATCCAATATTTAAAAAGACCCCTTGCTATAAAATCATGGAACGTTTTTATTCCAAACGTTGATAATACTGAATATGTCAAAGGTCGTCTTTGTATAATACACAAAACAGAAGAAGCCATTAAAATAGCTCATAAAAAACTTAAAAGACATGCAAGCAAAAAGGGCATTGAACTAAAACCGGAGACCCTTATTTATGCCAAGTACGTAATAGTATTCACAACGTTTCCTGAAAATCAATTTACCGCTTTTGATATCTTAGAATGGTATCGAGTTCGATGGCAAATTGAACTGGTCTTTAAAAGATTTAAACAAATAGCACAATTTGGACACTTACCTAAATACGATGATGATAGCTCAAAAGCTTGGCTTTATGGCAAACTATTCGTTGCTCTTTTGACAGAAAAACTAATAGATTTTGCTACGTCTTTTTCCCCCTGGGGATACTTCATTGTCAAGCAAGAAGACTAAAAGCAAATGGCGTGAATTTGCTTTTATGCTTAATCAAGTAAAACGGGCTATAGAACCAGCGTTATCATTACAGGAAGTTCTTAAGTGCTGGAATGACATTGCTTGTTCTTTAGCAGAAAATACAAGAATCCGAAAAACACAGATATCAAAATACTTCGAGCATACCTAAAACAAGTTAGCGCTTATGACCCCTTGCCCACCCCCACTGGTAGGGGATTTAAAGATTTAATGAAGCATGAAAGTAGATTTTCAAATATCATCGGCAAATCATGGTTTCATTCTTTCTTCCATGCGAAGCTGGAGCTTCTCAAACAATTACGTTCCCAAGCCCGGAGCTTGGGAACAAGCGTTTTTACCTTTTCAAAAAGCTAAAGTGTTACAATATTTTTCTTGTTGCGTAACATGAGTCGCCCGAAGATAAAGCAAAGATCTTACGTGCTTATTTTATTAAATAAACAGTAACCTTTATCTTTTTATTTACTCCCTTTGCCTTAAAATTGATGTCTGCTTTGCCTTTCCCCTTTTTAGCCTTAATGGTAAATATCACCTGTCCGTTAGCGTCTGTTTTTTGTCCGGATGGAGTAATCTTTATTTTCTCCGGATTATTTTTAGAAACCTTTGTTTTTACCTTCACGTCCTCGGCAACGCAGCCATCTTCGCCGGTTACCGTTACTATTATTTCCGCACTCTCATTTTTCACAATTTCCAACTCTTCCGGATGTGCGGCAATTGATGCGGCTATACAGGTAACCGGAGCAGGTGTTGTCGTTGGCGACGGCATTGGAGCAGTTGCCGTTGGTGACGGTGTTACCGCCGCCACAAAAGCGGTAGCTGTTACCACCCTTGGATAACCGGTGGTATTAATTTCATCGAAATAGGTAATCGTTAATGTCTCCCCTGCGGCTGCCTGAATACGTTCATATTCCAATGTGCCTCCGCTGTCTAC from Candidatus Kuenenia stuttgartiensis carries:
- a CDS encoding type II toxin-antitoxin system RelE/ParE family toxin, whose amino-acid sequence is MVVRRFPRDMQMRAFAKLNAIDAAIHLKDLHLPPSNRFEALKGERKEQYSIRINDRWRICFEWRNGNAEEVEIVDYH
- a CDS encoding HigA family addiction module antitoxin; this encodes MAKRRITPVHPGVYLKELLDELKISQYRLSQDLGVPAMRINHVVHSKRPVTAELALRLGRYFGQSPRYWMNLQSRYDMDIAEDALFEQVTREVRPFNGRFIIHK
- a CDS encoding DUF3309 family protein; translation: MSLSTILIGALILVILGVIPTWPYSRSWGYKPGFVFGMVLIIVLILILLSRS
- a CDS encoding IS4-like element ISCku3 family transposase, with product MMREDWDLLRTFFPNDWKSLAVDTNALKGLRKDKSEEKLLRTLLIHLGCGYSLRETVVRAKRANLADLSDVALLKRLKKSKEWLYKLCLSLFRERGLQINKRNNFHLRLFDATTVKEPGKTGSLWRIHYSIEVPSLSCDFFKLTGTEGEGTGESFRQFPMKKDDYIIADRGYCTGQGIHHATRKGAYLSVRVNSQSLRIFGEEKKPFPLLKEIQYLKRPLAIKSWNVFIPNVDNTEYVKGRLCIIHKTEEAIKIAHKKLKRHASKKGIELKPETLIYAKYVIVFTTFPENQFTAFDILEWYRVRWQIELVFKRFKQIAQFGHLPKYDDDSSKAWLYGKLFVALLTEKLIDFATSFSPWGYFIVKQED